A window of Nymphalis io chromosome 18, ilAglIoxx1.1, whole genome shotgun sequence genomic DNA:
tggtggtcatcgtgagaggggaatgcctatataagcgctgttgttgttgtttatttttaattattgtaaacattgttgacttgtcacaataaataactcttaaagtctgtcggagtttttaattggtggttaagctaCGACCCTCTTCagtatcttatatttttaccaCAAAGTTTCCATTAGCACGATTTGCGGATATTGATTCACAGAAACCAACTTTACAGTAAAAGATTGTGGTAGGGCCTTGTACTCTTACATTCTTGAGTAACAcagtaggtaccacacactcgtcacacattttattaaaaatacaatacttaatattgttatattccggtttgaagaataaGTGAacctgtgtaactacaggcacaagtaacataacatcttagttcccaaggctgacGGCGCTTTGGGGAATGAAAAATCTTTCTTACAGAGCccatatctatgggcggtggtaaccacttaccataaggtttAACAGTCTACCTACCTATTTCGCAATCAAAAAcgataaattgatttaaacttaaatatcagatagttttaaaattaacgaaataacatactaattttaaacaatttcaagCTAACTTTGTTATCTACTAGGTAGGCTTGGTTttgtggcgagtgcacaatgcgtctaaacgcagcacaaacatcacctgatcgactacgtcattgatcaggtgatgttgcagtggtctgatgtatgtcgtcacacgtatggatacgccccttcggcaatatggtcgcatgcgcatctattgtcctcgcagcgacgtcacacgcttgaccacacccccagcaagatggccgcatgcatcgcttttgtttcCGCCTAGGAGGAGAtccaaaagtggcaagcacgcgtggtggtcatcgtgagaggggaatgcctatataagcgctgttgttgttgtttatttttaataaattaattatttcaactatttttactgtacgctctactgtaaacattgttgacttgtcacaataaataactcttaaagtctgccggagtttttaattggtggttaagctgTGAACCTCTTCACTGGTGACCCCGACGTTTGAagcacgaagaagaagaagaccttTCAAGATGTCAATGCCGGACGCTCCATTATCACGTGACGCCACAGCTGTTACCGCCCTTCCGGCCACTGGAGAAACGATGCGAGTTGGAGTGAGAGTACCTGTATTCAACCCAGATGATCCAGAATTATGGTTCGCACAGCTCGAAGGCCAATTCACCCTGTCCGGCATCCGAGAAGACTCCACGAAGTTCTATTACGTACTAACGCAACTGGAACCACAGCACACGGCGGAAATAAGGGACCTGGTCGTAGCTCCACCTTCCACCGGCAGGTACGACAAATTAAAAGCTGAATTAATACGGAGGCTGTCAGCTTCACAAgagcgtaaaataaaacaactgctaATGCACGAGGAACTCGGTGATAGAAAGCCCACACAATTTTTACGGCATCTACAACACCTAGCTGGGCCAACTGTTCCAACCGATTTTATCCGTACCATCTGGTCAAGTCGACTCCCAACGCATTTGCAGACGTGTATAGCAGCGCAGCATACGAAGATGAGCCTTGAAGACATGGCAGAGCTTGCCGACCGTATCAACGAAATCGTTCCAGCAACATTGCAAGTGTCCGAGCAAGTAGCCGTGCCAGTAGCCGGTCGAGTAGCCGGGCAAGTAGCCAATGCATCTAGTTCCACTCTAGGAGTACCAAGTACTAGTTTCGAAAGCCTGAATCAGACCGTAGCTGAGCTGAGCAAGCAGATGGAGATACTTAGCATGCAACTTAACCGAAGACAGCCACGATCCCGCTCACGATTCGCCATAGACAGATCGCGACGACATTCCCGCGCACGTTCCCGctcacaaacaaataactacCCGTACTGTTGGTACCATTATAGATTCGGCGAGCGCGCACGCAAATGTATTCAACCGTGTAGCTACAAGAAGATGGGAAACTCTCAAGGCAGCCAGTAGTGGCGGTAGACGACTGCCTTACAATTTCGGGCCGCCTGTTCATCACGGATCGCAAGACCAAAGTGCAATATTTAGTTGACACCGGTTCAGACCTCTGTGTCTTTCCAAGATCCGCTGTTCGGGAACCTAGAAACAAAATGGGATACGAATTGTTCGCTGCAAATGGGACTATCATTTGCACATATGGCTTCCTCCCCTTAACGCTGGATCTAGGACTTAGGCGCGCTTTCACGTGGCGTTTCGTCGTAGCAGACGTCTCAAAGCCCATCATCGGCGTCGACTTTTTAAGTTACTACAACCTGCTAGTCGACTGTCGCAACCAGCGCCTCGTTGACGGTGTTACCACACTTGCTGTTGCACTCCCGAAACAACGTTCTACGGAAACAATTTCCTCAGTCCGTACGACTTTAGAGGATACATCTTATCATCGCCTGCTTAGAGAATTCCCAGAAATCACTCGTCCTGCTGGAAAGCCGCACATCACCAAACACTCTACGGTGCACCATATCCGTACCACCGATGGACCACCGGTATCTAGCCGCCCGCGACGGTTAGACCCGGAAAGACTAAAAATTGCTAAGCAAGAGTTCGATGACATGTTACAGAGTGGCACAGCAAGAAGATCTGACAGCCCATGGT
This region includes:
- the LOC126775662 gene encoding uncharacterized protein LOC126775662, with translation MSMPDAPLSRDATAVTALPATGETMRVGVRVPVFNPDDPELWFAQLEGQFTLSGIREDSTKFYYVLTQLEPQHTAEIRDLVVAPPSTGRYDKLKAELIRRLSASQERKIKQLLMHEELGDRKPTQFLRHLQHLAGPTVPTDFIRTIWSSRLPTHLQTCIAAQHTKMSLEDMAELADRINEIVPATLQVSEQVAVPVAGRVAGQVANASSSTLGVPSTSFESLNQTVAELSKQMEILSMQLNRRQPRSRSRFAIDRSRRHSRARSRSQTNNYPYCWYHYRFGERARKCIQPCSYKKMGNSQGSQ